Part of the Paenibacillus guangzhouensis genome is shown below.
TCAATTCTCCCTTGCTCTACAAGCTGCATGACTGCGGTTGCTGTAATCGACTTTGAGATCGAAGCAATACGAAATGCGGTATTTTCAGGATCGACTGGCGTTTTGCTCTCCAGATCGGCGAAGCCGTACCCTTTTTGGAGCAGTACCTTATCGTCTTTGACAACAACAAACATCGCTCCCGGTATGTTCAGTGCTTTCACATTTTCGCGTTCAAAGAACGCATCCGCAAAACGTTCTACTTCCTCCGAATTCAGAGTTACCGCAGGACTCGCACCTTGCGCCGCATAAGCGGACGATGCTGTAGAGAAAGCCAGGCAAGTTCCGATCCACACACTGCATAGCTTGGTCCAACCTCGTTTATTCTTTTTCATCGTACATCCTCCTTGTGTAGTAAGTGATACGATGTCATTCTACCGACCAATTCTTTCTCCAGACTTTGGTTAACCTTACATTTCCCATACAATGAGCTGCCAACCGCAAACATGCAAAAACGCCTAGCGGCGCCCTTACTCGGGTCAACGCTAGGCGTTCGTCCATGCTCTTAAGCCAAGTAAGCTCTGAGCATCCAAACCTGTTTCTCTAATGTGCCTTTGATGCCAAGCAGCATATCGGAGCTTGCTTCGTCTCCTGCTTCTTGGGCAACGTCCATGCCATGTGCCAGCTCGGTGATTACGGTCTCGAAATCACTCTTAACGGATGCGACCATTTCCTTCGCATTTTCTTTGCCTGTCGCTTCTTGGATGCTGGATACAGCTAAGTATTCTTTCATGGTAGCAAGCGGTGCTCCTTGAATGGTAAGGATACGTTCTGCGATATCATCGACGTAGGTTGCCGCTTCATTGTAGAACTCTTCGAATTTCTCATGCAGCGTGAAGAACTGATCACCTTTCACATACCAATGGTAGTTATGCAGTTTCACGAAGAGAACGTTCCAGTTCGCCAGTTGTTTATTTAAAACCTCAACGACTTGATTGTTAGATTGTGTCATGTGTAATCGCTCCTCTTTTGAATTAATTACTAGATTAGAATTATTCTAAATAACTTGTGAATTCATAATAACATAACTCGCGGGGTTTGGCTACCCCTATTCCAAAGTTTGTGGATTGGGCTTGATTTTGCCTTCCGCCATTTCCTTCTCCGCCTGTTGTCTGTGCGCTATACGGCTGCTTGCGGCAGCGGCGATGGCGCCAACGATATCATCCAAGAACGTATGGATCTGCCCATCATGCTTGTCATTGAGCTTCTCCAAAATCCCGGGTTTAAGCTTGTCCACGTAACCGTAATTCGTGAAGCCAATGCTTCCATATACATTCACGATCGAGAAGGCGAGAATTTCATCAACGCCGTAGAGGCTCTCATCATTGCGGACCATTTCTTGAAGCGGAGAGAGCAACTTGCCTTCTTCGGCAAGCATGTCGAGTTGAATGCCGGTCAGGACTGCGTTTTGTACCTCACGTTTGGATAGCACCATGTGGATATTCTCAATGCAGGTCTCCATCGTTAAGGTTGGGAAATATTTCTGTTGCAGGAATAGCACGAGTTCTCCGATTTGTTCGATCGTTACACCGCGCTCTGTAAGTAATCTCCTCGTAGCTTCGGCCACCTTGGTGCTGTCGAGGCTATAAGGTGTTGTGGAGTCTTCCATATGTTGTACACATCCCGACGATATTTTGAACACGTACTTATAGTATACGTGAACCGTTATTTTCATCCGTATGAAAAAATATACATCCAGTCATAAAAATTGGACAAAAAGTAGTTATATCGCGCAAGGAAGGCTCGTATACATGGTAGTACAAGTTACATTAAACCGTTTTAAGGAGGAAATCGTACATGCTTATCCACAAATGGCTTCGCAATTTGGCTCTTGGGGGACTTATTGCTGTACCTTTAACACTGTCGGGCTGCGGCCTATTTTCCAAAGAAGCCAGCGAGAAGATTGATGCACCCCCGGCTGACGTCGAAATGCAGATGATGAATGAATCGAACACCTTAAACGTCGTCAAGCCGACAACCACGAAACCACAGATCAAAAATGGACTAACCGTCTTCTTGAAGGACAACAGCGGCATGCTCGCTCCGATTACCCTCGATATTCAGCTTAAGAAAGGTGAGGATGCAGCGAAGCGGGCACTAGAAATGATGGTTGAAGACAATAAAGATAAGAAGCTGCTACCAGTCGGCTTTCAAGCAGTATTGCCTA
Proteins encoded:
- a CDS encoding Dps family protein, which encodes MTQSNNQVVEVLNKQLANWNVLFVKLHNYHWYVKGDQFFTLHEKFEEFYNEAATYVDDIAERILTIQGAPLATMKEYLAVSSIQEATGKENAKEMVASVKSDFETVITELAHGMDVAQEAGDEASSDMLLGIKGTLEKQVWMLRAYLA
- a CDS encoding phosphatidylglycerophosphatase A family protein, with product MEDSTTPYSLDSTKVAEATRRLLTERGVTIEQIGELVLFLQQKYFPTLTMETCIENIHMVLSKREVQNAVLTGIQLDMLAEEGKLLSPLQEMVRNDESLYGVDEILAFSIVNVYGSIGFTNYGYVDKLKPGILEKLNDKHDGQIHTFLDDIVGAIAAAASSRIAHRQQAEKEMAEGKIKPNPQTLE